One Lacunisphaera limnophila DNA window includes the following coding sequences:
- a CDS encoding TIR domain-containing protein yields the protein MPDHTPSARAVFLSYAREDAEPAKRIAEALRGFGVEVWFDMSELRGGDQWDQKIRGQIKACGLFIPVISATTQARDEAYFRLEWKLADDRSHLMASGKAFIVPVVIDDTPEAGAAVPESFGRAQWTRLPAGAPTPQFVEQVKRLLSGEKDGGRGLRTPPAPTQTGNPAGFGDPAPQKKKAIPGWTWGALTAVVVGVAVALGVGRKPEPAALPEPKPQTPEPVRPPSVADKSVAVLPFTNMSEEKDSAFFTDGMHEDILTNLALIRELRVVSRTSVMAYRATTKPMRQIAQELGVTYILEGSVRRSGNKVRVTGQLIHAATDEHVWAQSFDRDITDVFAIQAELSSQIAGALKAALSPEEKALLARKPTENPAAYDFFLRSRDISNREGATAAARKKRIALLQSAVDLDPAFAQGWGELASACAFAYFGNLVGSEEYLARAKAAIERAVQLAPEDPEVISSLGTYHYYGYRDYDRATEQYLKLARLQPNAPTVFNSLGLIQRRQGRWAESLANTRRACELDPANIGYLRNLLATYQSGRRWPDVIATQRRIVALLPDNLTEGYMLAQSHFWATGSRRETEAFFAALTPDQLNSPEGIELRSNWAKLTSNTAEIFRLDRLQPFYDANGSPHVEQAVYAALYYFQAGDRAGALARLAEHPAELRRLLEAEPRNGRLLITLAAAELILGRPEETRRLADQCVALMPESRDASDGPRWALQRAFLYGLTGDQEVALAELTRLARLPGTMSLERLKLEQTYVSPALRQDPRFQAFLADPKNYAPLF from the coding sequence ATGCCGGACCACACACCTTCGGCTCGGGCTGTCTTTTTGAGCTATGCTCGGGAAGATGCCGAACCCGCCAAACGCATTGCCGAGGCATTGCGGGGTTTCGGGGTGGAGGTGTGGTTCGACATGAGCGAGCTGCGCGGGGGCGACCAGTGGGACCAGAAGATCCGCGGGCAGATCAAGGCCTGCGGCTTGTTCATCCCGGTGATTTCCGCGACCACGCAGGCGCGCGACGAGGCCTACTTCCGGTTGGAATGGAAACTCGCCGATGATCGCTCCCACCTCATGGCCTCGGGCAAGGCCTTCATCGTGCCGGTGGTGATTGACGACACGCCGGAAGCCGGGGCGGCGGTGCCCGAATCCTTTGGCCGGGCGCAATGGACCCGGCTGCCCGCGGGTGCACCCACGCCCCAGTTTGTCGAGCAGGTGAAACGGCTCTTGAGCGGAGAGAAGGATGGAGGGCGGGGTCTCCGAACCCCGCCTGCCCCGACGCAGACGGGCAATCCGGCGGGGTTCGGAGACCCCGCCCCCCAGAAGAAGAAAGCCATCCCCGGCTGGACCTGGGGCGCGCTGACCGCGGTCGTGGTCGGCGTCGCGGTGGCGCTCGGCGTCGGGCGCAAACCCGAGCCCGCCGCCCTCCCGGAGCCCAAACCCCAGACGCCGGAACCGGTTCGTCCGCCGTCGGTCGCCGACAAGTCCGTGGCCGTGCTCCCGTTCACCAACATGAGCGAGGAGAAGGACAGCGCCTTCTTCACCGACGGCATGCACGAGGATATCCTCACCAATCTCGCCCTGATCCGCGAACTGCGGGTCGTGTCCCGCACCTCGGTGATGGCTTACCGCGCCACGACGAAACCCATGCGGCAGATCGCGCAGGAGCTCGGCGTCACCTACATTCTCGAGGGCAGCGTGCGACGCTCGGGCAACAAGGTGCGCGTCACCGGCCAGCTCATCCACGCCGCGACCGACGAGCACGTGTGGGCCCAGTCCTTCGACCGCGACATCACCGACGTGTTCGCGATCCAAGCCGAGCTCTCGTCGCAAATCGCCGGTGCGCTCAAGGCCGCGCTCTCGCCGGAGGAGAAGGCGCTCCTCGCCCGCAAGCCGACCGAGAATCCCGCCGCCTACGACTTCTTCCTGCGCTCCCGTGACATCAGCAACCGCGAGGGCGCCACGGCGGCCGCCCGCAAAAAGCGCATCGCCCTGCTGCAGAGTGCCGTGGACCTGGATCCGGCCTTTGCGCAGGGCTGGGGCGAGCTCGCGAGCGCCTGCGCCTTCGCCTATTTCGGCAACCTCGTGGGCAGCGAGGAGTACCTGGCGCGGGCCAAGGCCGCGATCGAGCGCGCCGTGCAGCTCGCCCCCGAGGACCCCGAGGTCATCAGCAGCCTCGGGACCTATCACTATTACGGCTACCGCGACTATGACCGCGCGACGGAGCAATACCTGAAGCTGGCGCGGCTGCAGCCCAACGCCCCGACCGTGTTCAACTCCCTCGGCCTGATCCAGCGCCGGCAGGGCCGCTGGGCCGAGTCCCTGGCCAACACGCGCCGGGCCTGCGAACTCGACCCGGCCAACATCGGCTACCTGCGTAATCTCCTGGCCACCTACCAGTCCGGCCGGCGCTGGCCCGACGTCATCGCGACCCAGCGGCGGATCGTGGCCCTGTTGCCGGATAACCTCACGGAAGGCTACATGCTGGCGCAGTCTCATTTCTGGGCGACAGGCTCGCGCCGCGAGACGGAGGCCTTTTTCGCCGCGTTGACCCCGGACCAGCTCAATTCGCCCGAGGGCATCGAGCTGCGCTCGAATTGGGCCAAGCTAACCAGCAACACGGCGGAAATCTTCCGCCTGGACCGCCTCCAACCGTTTTATGATGCCAACGGCAGTCCCCACGTCGAACAGGCGGTCTACGCGGCCTTGTACTATTTTCAGGCCGGGGATCGGGCCGGGGCGCTGGCCCGGTTGGCCGAACACCCCGCGGAGCTGCGCCGGCTGCTGGAAGCCGAGCCCCGGAACGGCCGGTTGCTGATAACGCTGGCGGCGGCGGAATTGATTTTGGGGCGCCCGGAGGAGACCCGGCGCCTGGCCGACCAGTGCGTCGCGCTGATGCCGGAATCCCGGGATGCCTCCGATGGTCCCCGTTGGGCCCTGCAGCGCGCTTTCCTCTACGGCCTGACCGGCGACCAGGAAGTGGCCCTGGCCGAGTTAACCCGGTTGGCGCGGCTCCCCGGCACCATGAGCCTCGAGCGTCTCAAGCTGGAGCAGACGTACGTCAGTCCCGCGCTGCGGCAGGACCCGCGTTTCCAGGCCTTTCTTGCCGACCCCAAGAACTACGCCCCGCTGTTCTAA
- a CDS encoding DUF4286 family protein, with protein MPAILYTVRATCKDIQQRGRFLSWLSPNHVAAVLRGGATAVRIVLPLPDDRSGPTPAVVETQYTFPSRKAFDTYLRDHAPALRADALQHFPPESGVTFARQVAEIATELP; from the coding sequence ATGCCAGCGATCCTCTACACCGTCCGGGCCACGTGCAAAGATATCCAGCAACGCGGTCGTTTCCTCTCCTGGCTTTCACCCAACCACGTCGCGGCCGTTTTGCGGGGCGGGGCCACGGCGGTGCGCATCGTGCTGCCCTTGCCGGACGACCGGTCCGGACCAACCCCGGCCGTGGTCGAGACCCAGTACACCTTCCCCTCCCGCAAGGCCTTCGACACCTACCTCCGCGACCACGCCCCCGCCCTGCGGGCCGACGCGCTGCAGCATTTTCCGCCCGAAAGCGGCGTCACCTTCGCGCGCCAGGTGGCGGAGATCGCCACGGAACTGCCCTGA
- a CDS encoding DNA/RNA non-specific endonuclease: protein MARAKPVARSKSRSFRRTKAFVVANLMLWGGIGGWYLLQPPARQEEVARLVGNLVEGRKQITAFDVAWDLWQLYYSEDFVAAVAPGDTTHVYGGAPQTRLGAKPLRLLANAGYVVGYSDELGNPRWAAYRVRDTAPGAAPERPDNFAVDPRTVARIEPGFYTRSGYDRGHLAPNHAIATRYGAAAQAETFLMSNIIPQKHALNAGPWKQLEQRIATNYPGRFGEVWVIAGPVFGDRPDKLRGRVAVPEACYMIIVDESDGRVRAAAFVFPQDTPAEAPLDDYLTTIDDLERRTGLDFLSELSDPAETALEARPLERVW, encoded by the coding sequence ATGGCCCGCGCGAAACCCGTCGCCCGTTCGAAATCCCGGTCCTTCCGCCGGACCAAGGCCTTCGTCGTGGCCAACCTGATGCTGTGGGGCGGAATCGGGGGCTGGTACCTGCTGCAACCGCCGGCGCGCCAGGAGGAGGTCGCGCGCCTGGTGGGCAATCTGGTCGAGGGGCGGAAGCAGATCACGGCCTTCGACGTGGCCTGGGATCTCTGGCAGCTTTATTACAGCGAGGATTTTGTCGCCGCGGTGGCCCCGGGCGACACGACGCACGTCTACGGCGGGGCGCCGCAGACGCGGCTGGGGGCCAAGCCGCTGCGCCTGCTTGCCAATGCGGGTTACGTCGTCGGCTACAGCGATGAGCTGGGCAACCCGCGCTGGGCCGCCTACCGGGTGCGCGACACCGCGCCCGGGGCGGCGCCGGAGCGGCCGGACAATTTCGCCGTCGATCCGCGCACGGTCGCGCGCATCGAGCCCGGTTTCTACACCCGCAGCGGCTACGACCGCGGGCACCTGGCGCCGAATCATGCGATCGCCACGCGCTACGGCGCGGCGGCGCAGGCCGAGACTTTCCTGATGTCCAACATCATCCCGCAAAAACATGCCCTCAACGCGGGCCCCTGGAAGCAGCTGGAGCAGCGCATCGCCACGAATTACCCGGGGCGCTTTGGCGAGGTGTGGGTGATCGCCGGCCCGGTGTTCGGCGACCGGCCGGACAAGCTGCGCGGCCGGGTGGCCGTTCCGGAGGCCTGCTACATGATCATCGTGGACGAAAGCGACGGCCGGGTGCGGGCGGCGGCGTTCGTGTTCCCGCAAGACACGCCGGCGGAGGCGCCGCTGGATGACTATCTCACCACCATCGACGACCTCGAGCGGCGCACCGGGTTGGATTTTCTCAGCGAGCTGTCCGATCCGGCCGAGACGGCGCTGGAGGCGCGGCCGCTCGAACGAGTCTGGTGA
- a CDS encoding TonB family protein: protein MSPRPPRPALLPATPTPARRRAVLLPGLALLLLLSTAARAQPVADAAPAARAKATAPVAVRTVSPEHPPELLKTLTNGDAVLECLVDVDGEVRDIKVVSETHPGFAAAAEEALLQWEFKPATLDGHPKAQRIVIPFEFRLSRDQMLASVAGRPVFMEVTETIIPAQQLPQWPRPVDFFVPRYPASLAGTGKYGKAVVNVTIDKEGKVINPRLVKATYPEFGMPAMATATQLRFAPQVMADGRKIYVSMDIQFDFEAPKEKSAKEADPAEGKAKKKK, encoded by the coding sequence ATGTCACCACGCCCCCCTCGGCCCGCCCTGCTCCCTGCCACTCCGACCCCGGCGCGCCGCCGGGCCGTGCTCCTGCCCGGCCTTGCGTTGCTGCTGTTGTTGTCCACCGCCGCCCGGGCGCAGCCGGTGGCGGATGCCGCGCCGGCCGCCCGGGCGAAGGCCACGGCCCCGGTGGCCGTCCGCACCGTCAGTCCGGAGCATCCCCCGGAGTTGCTGAAGACGCTGACCAACGGTGATGCCGTACTGGAGTGTCTGGTGGACGTCGATGGCGAGGTGCGGGACATCAAGGTCGTCTCGGAGACGCACCCCGGTTTTGCCGCCGCCGCCGAGGAGGCGCTCCTGCAGTGGGAATTCAAGCCCGCCACGCTGGACGGCCACCCCAAGGCGCAGCGCATCGTGATCCCGTTTGAATTCCGGCTCTCGCGCGACCAGATGCTCGCAAGTGTCGCCGGCCGCCCGGTCTTCATGGAGGTGACCGAGACCATCATCCCGGCGCAGCAGTTGCCGCAGTGGCCGCGGCCGGTTGACTTCTTCGTGCCCCGCTACCCGGCCTCGCTCGCCGGCACGGGCAAATACGGCAAGGCCGTGGTGAATGTCACGATCGACAAGGAGGGTAAGGTGATCAACCCGCGGCTGGTGAAGGCCACCTATCCCGAATTCGGCATGCCGGCCATGGCGACGGCGACGCAGCTGCGCTTTGCGCCGCAGGTGATGGCCGACGGCCGGAAGATCTACGTGAGCATGGACATCCAGTTCGATTTCGAGGCGCCGAAGGAGAAATCCGCGAAGGAGGCGGACCCGGCCGAGGGCAAGGCGAAGAAGAAAAAATAG
- a CDS encoding M48 family metallopeptidase, with protein MHAPRLSPALRLAGLALCGVLLVSSGCYQVPVTGRAAVNMVSDEAVVKMSQTAFADLKKRTPLSRNQADQARVRQIGERLAKVAFWDVPAADWEFVVFDSPQQINAFAMAGGKVGVYSGLFQICHNDDQLASVLAHEIAHVAAKHVNERLSQDMAIQGGGLLVGGVMSTTGAGAIPANAVLNAYGLSSSITATGFDRGKEKEADHIGLIYMARAGYNPEEAPKVIENLEQASAGRVTPPAFLSTHPSYPERILQLLDLMPQALEIYQRSGQTRAPQLVK; from the coding sequence ATGCACGCGCCCCGCCTGAGCCCCGCCCTCCGACTCGCCGGCCTGGCCCTCTGCGGGGTGCTGCTGGTCTCGTCCGGCTGTTACCAGGTGCCGGTGACTGGCCGCGCGGCGGTCAACATGGTTTCCGACGAGGCGGTGGTGAAGATGAGCCAGACGGCCTTCGCCGACCTCAAGAAGCGGACGCCGCTCAGTCGCAACCAGGCCGACCAGGCCCGCGTGCGGCAGATTGGCGAGCGCCTGGCGAAGGTCGCGTTTTGGGACGTACCCGCCGCCGACTGGGAGTTTGTCGTCTTCGATTCACCCCAGCAGATCAACGCCTTCGCCATGGCCGGCGGCAAGGTGGGGGTCTACTCCGGGCTCTTTCAGATCTGCCACAACGACGACCAACTCGCCTCTGTGCTCGCTCATGAGATCGCCCACGTCGCGGCCAAGCATGTGAACGAGCGGCTCTCGCAGGACATGGCGATCCAGGGCGGCGGCCTGCTGGTCGGCGGGGTCATGTCTACGACGGGGGCCGGCGCCATCCCGGCCAACGCCGTGCTCAATGCCTACGGTCTTTCCAGCTCGATCACGGCTACCGGTTTCGACCGCGGCAAGGAAAAGGAGGCCGACCACATCGGACTCATTTACATGGCCCGCGCCGGCTACAACCCGGAGGAGGCGCCCAAGGTGATTGAGAACCTCGAGCAGGCCTCCGCAGGTCGGGTCACGCCTCCCGCTTTCCTGTCCACCCACCCCAGCTACCCCGAACGCATCCTGCAGCTGCTGGATCTCATGCCCCAGGCGCTTGAGATTTATCAACGGAGCGGCCAGACCCGCGCCCCGCAGCTGGTGAAGTAA
- a CDS encoding tetratricopeptide repeat protein, with protein sequence MSDSSDSTPNKKRRVIHWDPEHGRDNGAKRWTVLRLAAWILGGGLALLIVAGLAIRGIRLVVGPQFLRPDAVATSTTTDDPSLAFVTESKATLARENVANALNEMRRLPQDHPSQLQQLILIEKAFLGGEILLANRNYAAAYAHFTALGREIDAFSENVKLKQVTQKAYDEVLVRMRDLDRARDLAPAEFETAFADAGTGRQFFVDGRFATAKKQFDAAFAALDRAEAALKDFVDDNLRQALEAVAAGDKPRALAAFQAALEKDPGNEIGLQGLKRAEVADRVRALIIQGEGLEQKQEHAAAAESYGKAFELDAFSAVAQQGKSRNERLKKETALNAALADATAHREAAAWDQAIAAYERALKVDPTNENVSKALAETRETAQREAVKSALAKALAYENKYEWEQARGSYHETMELDPANTEAKEGYFRTGKMIRTLMQYNKLVDVAESHAQRAEFQSSIRSFNEAMAIKPAYLALTDRVSQLRAVLNLQSKPVDVTFRSDGNCWVSISNFRMLGKISSQTVKMLPGDYEIVSRRKGYQDVLLLLQVRNGSTPPIVSVACTLRASG encoded by the coding sequence ATGAGCGACTCATCGGATTCCACGCCCAACAAGAAACGCCGGGTGATCCATTGGGATCCGGAACATGGTCGTGACAACGGCGCCAAACGCTGGACCGTCCTCCGCCTCGCCGCCTGGATTCTCGGCGGCGGCCTGGCCCTGCTGATCGTGGCCGGTCTCGCGATCCGGGGCATCCGCCTCGTGGTCGGTCCGCAATTTCTCCGCCCGGATGCTGTCGCGACGAGCACCACCACGGACGACCCGAGTCTCGCCTTCGTCACCGAATCCAAGGCCACCCTCGCGCGCGAGAATGTCGCCAACGCGCTGAATGAAATGCGCCGCCTGCCGCAGGATCACCCGAGCCAGCTCCAGCAGCTCATTCTCATCGAGAAGGCGTTTCTCGGCGGCGAAATCCTGCTCGCCAACCGCAACTACGCCGCCGCCTACGCCCACTTCACCGCCCTCGGCCGCGAGATCGACGCCTTCAGCGAAAACGTGAAGCTCAAGCAGGTCACCCAAAAGGCGTACGACGAGGTCCTCGTTCGCATGCGCGATCTGGACCGCGCCCGCGACCTCGCGCCGGCGGAATTCGAGACCGCCTTCGCCGACGCCGGCACCGGCCGCCAGTTCTTTGTCGACGGGCGCTTCGCCACCGCGAAGAAGCAGTTCGACGCGGCCTTCGCCGCCCTCGACCGCGCCGAGGCCGCGCTTAAGGACTTTGTGGATGATAATCTCCGCCAGGCCCTGGAGGCGGTCGCCGCCGGCGACAAGCCCCGCGCCCTCGCCGCCTTCCAGGCCGCCCTGGAAAAGGATCCCGGCAACGAGATCGGCCTGCAAGGGCTCAAGCGGGCCGAGGTCGCGGACCGGGTCCGCGCGCTCATCATCCAAGGCGAAGGCCTGGAACAGAAGCAGGAGCACGCCGCTGCCGCCGAATCCTATGGCAAGGCCTTCGAACTCGACGCCTTCTCCGCCGTGGCCCAGCAGGGCAAATCCCGCAACGAGCGCCTGAAGAAGGAGACCGCGCTCAACGCCGCGCTCGCCGACGCCACCGCCCACCGCGAGGCCGCCGCGTGGGACCAGGCCATCGCCGCCTACGAGCGCGCGCTCAAGGTCGATCCCACGAACGAGAACGTGTCGAAGGCCCTCGCCGAAACCCGCGAGACCGCCCAGCGCGAGGCCGTGAAGAGCGCCCTCGCCAAGGCCCTCGCCTACGAGAACAAATACGAGTGGGAACAGGCCCGGGGCAGCTACCATGAGACCATGGAACTCGACCCGGCCAACACCGAGGCCAAGGAGGGCTACTTCCGTACGGGCAAAATGATCCGCACGCTCATGCAGTACAACAAGCTGGTGGACGTCGCCGAGTCCCACGCGCAGCGCGCCGAGTTCCAGTCCTCCATCCGCTCCTTCAACGAGGCCATGGCCATCAAGCCCGCCTACCTCGCCCTCACCGATCGCGTCAGCCAGCTGCGCGCCGTCCTCAATCTCCAGAGCAAGCCCGTCGACGTCACCTTCCGCTCCGACGGCAACTGCTGGGTCTCGATCAGCAATTTCCGCATGCTGGGAAAAATCTCCTCCCAGACCGTCAAGATGCTCCCCGGTGACTACGAGATCGTGAGCCGCCGCAAGGGTTACCAGGATGTCCTCCTGCTGCTGCAGGTGCGCAACGGCAGCACCCCGCCGATCGTCAGCGTCGCCTGCACCCTCCGCGCCAGCGGTTGA
- a CDS encoding MotA/TolQ/ExbB proton channel family protein: MAILSRNKGIFSLDFLVPNVGLLVSILIVEAYFSLVVRPHVAELEITQRLSAAQQSDDEAKVAPRSIYIIIKDPEQEVELMLWLWATIILTYKLVEVGRERGLLRHDFIGVRQGERIIPEDALDRYKELKTSVEATPRWRERLLPDFLLAALHRFQATNSVQDAASAVKERAELVADNLDSELSLIRYIAWAIPAVGFIGTVRGIGDALSHADEAIKGDLSGVVSALGLAFNSTLVALILSMILMYMLHMLQSRQEALILELQNYCREKLVHIMRVPQREAQRRED; encoded by the coding sequence ATGGCCATCCTCTCCCGCAATAAGGGCATCTTTTCACTGGATTTTCTGGTTCCGAACGTGGGTCTCCTGGTCTCGATCCTCATCGTGGAGGCCTATTTTTCCCTCGTGGTGAGGCCGCATGTGGCCGAGCTGGAAATCACCCAACGGCTGAGCGCGGCGCAACAGTCGGACGATGAGGCGAAGGTCGCGCCCCGCTCGATCTACATCATCATCAAGGATCCGGAGCAGGAGGTCGAACTGATGCTCTGGCTCTGGGCGACCATCATCCTGACCTACAAACTCGTGGAGGTCGGCCGGGAGCGCGGACTGCTGCGGCACGACTTCATCGGGGTGCGCCAGGGCGAACGCATCATCCCCGAGGACGCGCTGGACCGCTACAAGGAGCTGAAGACCTCGGTCGAGGCGACCCCGCGCTGGCGGGAGCGGCTGCTGCCGGATTTCCTGCTGGCCGCCCTGCACCGCTTTCAGGCCACCAATTCCGTGCAGGACGCCGCGAGCGCGGTGAAGGAACGGGCGGAGCTTGTGGCCGACAACCTGGATTCGGAGCTTTCCCTGATCCGTTACATCGCCTGGGCCATCCCGGCGGTGGGTTTCATCGGCACGGTGCGCGGCATCGGCGACGCCCTCTCGCATGCCGACGAGGCGATCAAGGGCGACCTGAGCGGCGTGGTTTCCGCCCTCGGCCTGGCCTTCAATTCCACGCTCGTGGCGCTCATCCTCAGCATGATCCTGATGTACATGCTCCACATGTTGCAGTCCCGCCAGGAGGCTCTGATCCTCGAGCTGCAGAACTACTGCCGCGAAAAACTGGTTCATATCATGCGCGTGCCCCAGCGTGAGGCGCAGCGCCGGGAGGATTAA